The following proteins are encoded in a genomic region of Oryza brachyantha chromosome 11, ObraRS2, whole genome shotgun sequence:
- the LOC102706609 gene encoding receptor-like cytosolic serine/threonine-protein kinase RBK2 codes for MPWDARYRVAVGAARGLEYLHERCARRIVHRDVKPANILLKDDYEPMICDFGLAKWLPPNMTHYQVTTFEGTFGYLPPEYTSHGIFNEKTDVFAYGVVLLELLTGRRAIDAKKKLSLLTWARPFLDSGDGDGDGDAAVRKMVDPALGGRYDGEQLASVACAAKLCIHASPELRPQMSQITRILQGNEEHRQSEGPRRTATDHRAVDRHVTNGQDSATRRQLDDLRRHEALAFDFEWENTTTSAEIDHHLSVVHTSN; via the exons atGCCGTGGGACGCGAGGTACAGGGTGGCCGTGGGCGCCGCGCGCGGGCTGGAGTACCTCCACGAGAGGTGCGCGCGGCGGATCGTCCACCGCGACGTCAAGCCGGCCAACATCCTGCTCAAAGACGACTACGAGCCAATG ATATGTGATTTTGGGCTCGCGAAATGGCTGCCGCCCAACATGACGCATTACCAAGTGACCACCTTCGAAGGCACATTCGG GTACTTGCCGCCGGAGTACACGTCGCACGGCATCTTCAACGAGAAGACGGACGTGTTCGCCTAcggcgtcgtcctcctggAGCTCCtcaccggccgccgcgccattGACGCCAAGAAGAAGCTCAGCCTCCTCACATgg GCGAGGCCGTTCCTGgactccggcgacggcgacggcgacggcgacgcggcggtgagGAAGATGGTTGACCCTGCGCTCGGCGGGCGGTACGACGGCGAGCAGCTGGCCAGCGTCGCCTGCGCCGCCAAGCTCTGCATCCACGCCTCGCCGGAGCTCCGGCCGCAGATGAGCCAG ATTACACGTATTCTCCAAGGAAACGAAGAGCATCGACAAAGCGAGGGGCCCAGAAGAACGGCGACGGACCATCGCGCCGTCGATCGCCACGTAACGAACGGCCAGGATTCCGCCACGAGGCGCCAGCTGGACGATCTGAGGCGCCACGAGGCGCTCGCCTTCGACTTCGAATGGGAGAACACCACCACGTCAGCAGAAATAGATCACCATCTCTCTGTCGTTCATAccagtaattaa
- the LOC102709688 gene encoding sugar transporter ERD6-like 16 isoform X1, which translates to MGASSCASEPLLPRPGGDGSLAMVIASTGVAVLGSFVFGVSIGYSAPTQSKIREDLQLSLSEYSVFGSIITIGAMIGAVASGHLADVTGRKGQAMRASALACIVGWLAIFFAQSAVSLDFGRFCTGFGVGVFSYVVPVFIAEIAPKALRGGLTTLNQLLVCTGLSVTYIVGTMVTWRMLVIAGLVPSIALIIGLFFIPESPRWLAKVGRQKEFEIALQRLRGKDADVSIEAAEIKEFIETIENLPKAGVQDLFNRAYIRPAIVGVGLMVFQQFVGINGILFYASETFVSAGFASGDLGTILMGCIQAPITAVGALLMDRSGRRPLLLISTSGLLIGSLMSAISFYLKIHGLFLEQVPIIALTGILIYIASYSIGMGAVPWVIMSEIFPINIKGIGGSFVTLVNWSGSWAVSFAFNFFMSWSSSGTFFVFALVCAVAILFIVKAVPETKGKTLEEIQASMNSSST; encoded by the exons ATGGGAGCTTCCAGTTGTGCAAGCGAGCCCCTCCTTCCCCggcccggcggcgatggatCGCTGGCCATGGTCATCGCCAGCACCGGCGTCGCCGTGCTCGGCTCCTTCGTCTTCGGCGTCTCG ATTGGCTACTCAGCACCAACTCAGTCGAAGATCAGAGAGGATCTTCAGCTTTCGCTCTCCGAG TACTCGGTTTTCGGATCAATAATAACGATCGGGGCAATGATAGGAGCAGTTGCAAGTGGGCACCTTGCTGACGTTACCGGAAGAAAAGgg CAGGCAATGAGGGCTTCTGCTCTTGCTTGCATTGTCGGTTGGCTTGCAATCTTCTTTGCACAG AGTGCTGTTTCACTTGATTTTGGGAGATTCTGCACAGGATTTGGAGTAGGAGTATTTTCATATGTG GTACCTGTTTTTATAGCAGAAATAGCTCCGAAAGCTCTTCGCGGTGGACTTACAACACTGAACCag TTGCTGGTGTGCACTGGCTTATCTGTTACTTATATTGTCGGTACAATGGTGACATGGCGCATGTTAGTCATAGCAG GACTTGTTCCCTCCATTGCTCTCATaattggtctgttcttcattCCTGAATCCCCTCGGTGGCTG GCAAAGGTTGGACGGCAAAAGGAGTTTGAAATAGCACTCCAACGCCTCCGCGGGAAAGATGCGGATGTGTCCATTGAAGCTGCAGAGATCAAG GAATTCATTGAGACCATTGAAAACCTTCCAAAGGCTGGAGTTCAGGATCTTTTCAACAGAGCCTACATCCGTCCTGCCATTGTTGGTGTTGGCCTGATGGTTTTCCAGCAGTTTGTAGGAATTAATGGAATCCTATTCTATGCCAGTGAAACTTTTGTATCAGCTG GGTTTGCTTCAGGAGACCTAGGAACAATCTTGATGGGGTGTATCCAG GCACCGATCACAGCAGTCGGAGCATTACTGATGGACAGAAGTGGCAGAAGACCACTGTTGTTG ATTTCAACATCAGGACTCCTAATTGGCTCTCTCATGTCAGCGATATCCTTCTACCTAAAG ATTCATGGGCTTTTCTTGGAGCAAGTGCCTATCATCGCACTCACTGGCATATTG ATTTACATTGCTAGCTACTCAATAGGAATGGGGGCAGTACCATGGGTCATAATGTCAGAG ATATTTcccataaatataaaaggaaTTGGTGGAAGCTTTGTGACCCTGGTGAACTGGTCCGGTTCATGGGCAGTTTCTTTTGCCTTCAACTTCTTCATGAGCTGGAGTTCTTCAG GGACATTCTTCGTTTTTGCATTAGTTTGCGCCGTGGCCATTCTGTTCATTGTAAAGGCAGTGCCAGAGACAAAAGGCAAAACTCTGGAGGAGATTCAAGCCTCAATGAATAGTAGTAGCACATAG
- the LOC102709688 gene encoding sugar transporter ERD6-like 16 isoform X2 — translation MGASSCASEPLLPRPGGDGSLAMVIASTGVAVLGSFVFGVSIGYSAPTQSKIREDLQLSLSEYSVFGSIITIGAMIGAVASGHLADVTGRKGAMRASALACIVGWLAIFFAQSAVSLDFGRFCTGFGVGVFSYVVPVFIAEIAPKALRGGLTTLNQLLVCTGLSVTYIVGTMVTWRMLVIAGLVPSIALIIGLFFIPESPRWLAKVGRQKEFEIALQRLRGKDADVSIEAAEIKEFIETIENLPKAGVQDLFNRAYIRPAIVGVGLMVFQQFVGINGILFYASETFVSAGFASGDLGTILMGCIQAPITAVGALLMDRSGRRPLLLISTSGLLIGSLMSAISFYLKIHGLFLEQVPIIALTGILIYIASYSIGMGAVPWVIMSEIFPINIKGIGGSFVTLVNWSGSWAVSFAFNFFMSWSSSGTFFVFALVCAVAILFIVKAVPETKGKTLEEIQASMNSSST, via the exons ATGGGAGCTTCCAGTTGTGCAAGCGAGCCCCTCCTTCCCCggcccggcggcgatggatCGCTGGCCATGGTCATCGCCAGCACCGGCGTCGCCGTGCTCGGCTCCTTCGTCTTCGGCGTCTCG ATTGGCTACTCAGCACCAACTCAGTCGAAGATCAGAGAGGATCTTCAGCTTTCGCTCTCCGAG TACTCGGTTTTCGGATCAATAATAACGATCGGGGCAATGATAGGAGCAGTTGCAAGTGGGCACCTTGCTGACGTTACCGGAAGAAAAGgg GCAATGAGGGCTTCTGCTCTTGCTTGCATTGTCGGTTGGCTTGCAATCTTCTTTGCACAG AGTGCTGTTTCACTTGATTTTGGGAGATTCTGCACAGGATTTGGAGTAGGAGTATTTTCATATGTG GTACCTGTTTTTATAGCAGAAATAGCTCCGAAAGCTCTTCGCGGTGGACTTACAACACTGAACCag TTGCTGGTGTGCACTGGCTTATCTGTTACTTATATTGTCGGTACAATGGTGACATGGCGCATGTTAGTCATAGCAG GACTTGTTCCCTCCATTGCTCTCATaattggtctgttcttcattCCTGAATCCCCTCGGTGGCTG GCAAAGGTTGGACGGCAAAAGGAGTTTGAAATAGCACTCCAACGCCTCCGCGGGAAAGATGCGGATGTGTCCATTGAAGCTGCAGAGATCAAG GAATTCATTGAGACCATTGAAAACCTTCCAAAGGCTGGAGTTCAGGATCTTTTCAACAGAGCCTACATCCGTCCTGCCATTGTTGGTGTTGGCCTGATGGTTTTCCAGCAGTTTGTAGGAATTAATGGAATCCTATTCTATGCCAGTGAAACTTTTGTATCAGCTG GGTTTGCTTCAGGAGACCTAGGAACAATCTTGATGGGGTGTATCCAG GCACCGATCACAGCAGTCGGAGCATTACTGATGGACAGAAGTGGCAGAAGACCACTGTTGTTG ATTTCAACATCAGGACTCCTAATTGGCTCTCTCATGTCAGCGATATCCTTCTACCTAAAG ATTCATGGGCTTTTCTTGGAGCAAGTGCCTATCATCGCACTCACTGGCATATTG ATTTACATTGCTAGCTACTCAATAGGAATGGGGGCAGTACCATGGGTCATAATGTCAGAG ATATTTcccataaatataaaaggaaTTGGTGGAAGCTTTGTGACCCTGGTGAACTGGTCCGGTTCATGGGCAGTTTCTTTTGCCTTCAACTTCTTCATGAGCTGGAGTTCTTCAG GGACATTCTTCGTTTTTGCATTAGTTTGCGCCGTGGCCATTCTGTTCATTGTAAAGGCAGTGCCAGAGACAAAAGGCAAAACTCTGGAGGAGATTCAAGCCTCAATGAATAGTAGTAGCACATAG
- the LOC102706333 gene encoding nuclear pore complex protein NUP107 — protein MEVDPPPPPMPSYFDPESSGRREEYRRYRKRLSSSNASPLSGSAVSKFSDARLFYDRNSIQRRPNAGLLLEEIKQEADDISDFDGLDGSKLFGSAKRRASLDASDPGFSSGRQVVRSTLKSVKLEEDMPHEGEKTSTIFASLLDSAIQGLMPFPDVILQFERTCRNASESIRSAGTGKLRMVEDRLMQQKAQLLLDEAASWSLLWYLYGKGNEELPGELFVAPTTSHQEACRFVATDLTAQLCLRIVLWLEGLASEALDLEKKVRGSHVGSYLPSSGVWHRTQRYLKRKNNDTTIVKHVDFDAPTREGAQLLPDDKKQDELLLEDIWTLLRAGRLEEASELCRSAGQAWRAATLCPFGGIDLFPSLEAMQKNGKSRTLQAIELESGVGRQWCLWKWASYCASEKIAEQDGGRYEMAVYALQCSNLKRILPICTDWESACWAMTKSWLGVQADLVLSQYQTSRPEENKFDDEMNGTQPMLSAAGPESWPHSVLDQQPRDIAALLQKLHSSDHVHETVSRACREQHRQIEMNLMSGNIAHLLDLLWSWVSSSEDDQNISRPHDGPDMIRFGAHIVLVLRYLFSDEMEDEFEEKLVAVGDLIINMYVRYLFSEQQEELVGVYASQLERDLCIELFVEMMELRLNSSLHTMYKLFLSAVEYLPFSSGDASKASLEEIIERVLSRSREPKRNKYEDLSDVAQRHHLQALQKAMVIQWLCFTPPSSIPEFQMISGKLLIRALMHSNTLFREFSLISMRRVPELPVGPHKLLAILAEPLKQKEILISLEDPEVSDNLQEFDDWHEYYSLDATYRSWLKFEMENASISPEMLSEEEKSQAVAAAKETLELAFLLLCREDIPWLNAIESSPIEPSEQVFLELHATAILCLPSGECMLPDATSCTALTSALYSTVSEAEVLHRQVKVDVNVSSKDPCCIQVSLRCLAVEGDGFGLHEANDGGLLAAIMAAGFEGELNRFQPGVSMEISRLDAWYSDGHGSVESTAAYIIRGLCRRCCLPETVLRSMQASIALSEAGDSLDHCDRLVELVASSESGIMHLFSQQQLQEFLLFERECFLSKMELEEEQLEQLCTDG, from the exons ATGGAGGTGgaccccccgccgccgccgatgccgagCTACTTCGACCCGGAGTCGTCCGGCCGCCGGGAGGAGTACCGCCGATACAG AAAGAGGTTATCTTCTTCAAATGCATCTCCACTGTCGGGGTCTGCGGTCTCCAAATTTTCAGATGCAAGGCTGTTCTATGACAGAAACAGCATACAGAGACGGCCCAACGCTGGTCTACTACTTGAAGAAATCAAGCAGGAGGCTGATGATATTTCTGATTTTGATGGCCTGGATGGATCTAAGCTGTTTGGATCAGCAAAAAGAAGGGCATCGCTGGATGCCTCAGATCCAGGTTTCAGTTCTGGTAGGCAGGTGGTGCGTTCAACATTGAAATCAGTCAAGCTGGAGGAGGATATGCCACATGAAGGGGAAAAAACTTCTACAATTTTTGCATCCCTCCTTGATTCTGCAATCCAAG GATTGATGCCCTTCCCAGATGTTATTTTACAATTTGAGAGGACATGTCGAAATGCTTCAGAGTCGATAAG GTCTGCTGGCACAGGAAAGCTTCGCATGGTGGAGGACAGACTTATGCAGCAAAAAGCACAATTGTTACTGGATGAGGCTGCTTCTTGGTCTCTTCTTTGGTACCTCTATGGGAAAG GAAATGAGGAGCTTCCTGGAGAGCTGTTTGTG GCACCGACTACTTCCCACCAAGAGGCTTGCCGCTTTGTTGCAACAGACCTTACAGCACAATTATGTCTGCGAATTGTACTTTGGCTTGAGGGTCTTGCTTCTGAAGCTCTTGATTTGGAGAAAAAG GTGAGAGGATCTCATGTTGGTTCATACCTACCAAGCTCTGGTGTTTGGCATCGTACACAGAGGTActtaaagagaaaaaacaatgatACTACTATAGTGAAGCATGTGGATTTTGATGCTCCAACTCGTGAAGGAGCCCAACTTCTTCCTGATGACAAG AAGCAAGATGAATTGCTTTTAGAAGACATCTGGACTCTCTTGAGAGCAGGAAGGCTAGAAGAGGCATCTGAACTGTGTCGGTCTGCTGGTCAG GCATGGAGAGCTGCGACTCTTTGCCCCTTTGGTGGCATAGATTTGTTTCCTTCCTTGGAGGCCATGCAGAAGAATGGGAAGTCTAGAACACTGCAAGCAATCGAATTAGAAAGCGGTGTTGGACGGCAGTGGTGTCTTTGGAAATGGGCTTCATATTGTGCTTCAGAG aaaattgctGAACAAGATGGTGGCCGATATGAGATGGCTGTATATGCTTTACAATGCAGCAACTTAAAGCGCATCTTGCCAATCTGTACTGACTGGGAG TCAGCTTGTTGGGCAATGACAAAATCCTGGTTAGGTGTTCAAGCAGATCTAGTATTGTCTCAGTACCAAACCAGTAGACCAGAAGAAAACAAGTTTGATGATGAGATGAATGGAACCCAACCTATGTTGAGCGCAGCTGGCCCAGAAAGTTGGCCACACAGTGTTCTTGATCAGCAACCCCGTGATATAGCTGCGCTTCTGCAGAAACTCCATTCTAG TGACCATGTCCATGAAACTGTTTCTCGAGCATGCCGGGAGCAGCATCGACAAATCGAG ATGAATCTCATGAGTGGAAATATTGCTCATCTTCTTGACCTTTTGTGGTCATGGGTGTCATCATCTGAAGATGACCAAAACATATCCAG GCCCCATGATGGTCCTGATATGATACGCTTCGGGGCACATATTGTTCTTGTTCTAAGATACCTTTTTAGTGATGAAATGGAAGATGAGTTTGAGGAAAAGCTAGTTGCTGTTGGTGATCTCATCATCAACAT GTATGTGAGGTATTTGTTTTCAGAGCAGCAAGAGGAGTTGGTTGGAGTATATGCCTCTCAGCTTGAACGAGATCTTTGCATTGAGTTGTTTGTTGAAATGATGGAGCTAAGGTTAAATAGCAG CTTGCATACCATGTACAAGCTCTTCCTGTCTGCTGTGGAGTATTTGCCATTCTCATCTGGAGATGCATCCAAGGCTTCTCTTGAAGAGATCATCGAGAG GGTCCTTTCAAGATCCCGTGAACCAAAACGCAATAAGTATGAAGATCTTTCTGATGTCGCACAACGGCATCACTTGCAAGCTCTCCAGAAAGCAATGGTCATTCAGTGGCTTTGCTTCACACCGCCATCTTCAATTCCAGAATTTCAGATGATAAGTGGAAAGCTTCTGATACGGGCGCTGATGCACAG CAACACACTATTCAGAGAGTTTTCCCTTATATCAATGAGGCGAGTTCCTGAACTACCAGTAGGACCACACAAGTTGCTTGCAATCCTCGCGGAACCAttgaaacaaaaggaaattttaatttcactCGAAGATCCAGAGGTATCTGATAACTTACAGGAGTTTGATGATTGG CATGAATATTACTCCCTGGATGCTACTTACCGTAGTTGGCTTAAATTTGAGATGGAGAATGCATCTATTTCTCCTGAAATGCTTTcggaagaagaaaagagtcAAGCTGTTGCTGCAGCGAAAGAAACACTGGAGTTGGCATTCTTGTTATTATGCA GGGAAGATATTCCATGGTTAAATGCTATTGAGAGTAGTCCAATTGAACCCTCAGAACAGGTTTTTCTTGAGTTACATGCAACTGCAATACTCTGCCTACCTTCTGGGGAGTGCATGCTCCCGGATGCAACATCATGCACTGCTTTGACAAGTGCACTCTACTCTACTGTTAGTGAAGCGGAAGTGTTGCATCGCCAAGTGAAG GTGGATGTGAATGTTTCATCTAAAGATCCTTGCTGTATTCAAGTTTCTCTCCGGTGCCTAGCAGTGGAAGGTGATGGTTTTGGGCTTCATGAAGCCAATGATGGAGGTCTTCTTGCTGCAATTATGGCTGCTGGGTTCGAAG GTGAACTCAATCGATTTCAACCTGGAGTTTCAATGGAAATATCACGGCTTGATGCTTGGTATTCTGATGGACATGGTTCAGTAGAAAGCACTGCTGCATACATCATTCGTGGGCTCTGTCGGAGATGCTGCCTGCCAGAAACTGTTCTACGATCTATGCAG gCATCCATTGCTCTATCTGAAGCAGGTGATTCTCTAGATCATTGTGATAGGCTCGTCGAGTTGGTTGCTTCATCAGAGTCTGGAATAATGCATCTGTTCAGCCAGCAGCAGTTGCAG GAATTCCTGCTTTTCGAGAGAGAGTGCTTTCTAAGTAAAATGGAACTTGAGGAAGAGCAGTTGGAGCAGTTATGTACTGATGGCTGA
- the LOC102706891 gene encoding probable inactive leucine-rich repeat receptor kinase XIAO — MVATRAVRVRRPMLLVAAVVLAVAAAAPVAATLHPVDYLALQAVRRALSDMPGSRFFASWDFTGDPCAFAGVSCSGDGRVVTLALGDPRAGAPGLSGAFPSAALSRLSELTSLSLVPGRVSGELPPAVAALPGLRFLALSGNLLSGDLPATFSPLLRTVDLSKNSFSGRIPPSLLLIRSLRTLVLSHNSLSGEIPKLVSSPLVHLDLRNNRLTGGVPPLPETLVYLSLAGNRLSGRVGAVLRRLPRLSFLDLGGNWFSGEVPGEVFSFRIGYLQLRKNAFSGELRPAGRVPAGATVDLSHNALSGRVPPELAPASAVYLNGNKFAGAVPREIAAAAEGGRMRVLFLQDNFLTGIGVGGVPASAAVCAHWNCVAPPPPVVAACPAKGGRGRRRPTTQCGGRRR, encoded by the coding sequence ATGGTGGCCACGCGAGCTGTGCGGGTGCGGCGCCCGATGCTGCTCGTCGCGGCTGTCGTCCTcgctgtggcggcggcggcgcccgtggCGGCGACGCTGCACCCGGTGGACTACCTGGCGCTGCAGGCCGTGCGGAGGGCTCTCTCGGACATGCCCGGGTCACGGTTCTTCGCGTCGTGGGACTTCACCGGCGACCCCTGCGCGTTCGCGGGCGTTTCTTGCTCGGGCGACGGCCGCGTCGTCACGCTCGCGCTCGGCGAcccgcgcgccggcgcgccggGCCTGTCCGGGGCGTTTCCCTCCGCTGCTCTCTCGCGGCTCTCGGAGCTCACCTCGCTTTCGCTTGTCCCCGGGCGCGTGTCTGGGGAGCTGCCTcccgcggtggcggcgttgCCGGGGCTACGGTTCCTCGCGCTCTCCGGGAACCTCCTCTCCGGCGACCTCCCCGCCACGTTCTCCCCGTTGCTCCGCACTGTCGACCTCAGCAAGAACTCCTTCTCCGGCCGGATACCCCCGTCGCTCCTCCTAATCAGGAGCCTGCGGACGCTCGTCCTCTCCCACAACTCCCTCTCCGGCGAGATTCCCAAGCTGGTGAGTTCCCCGTTGGTCCATCTCGACCTCCGGAACAACCGACTCACCGGCGGcgtcccgccgctgccggagaCGCTGGTGTACCTGTCTCTCGCCGGGAACAGGCTGTCAGGCCGCGTGGGCGCCGTGCTCCGGAGGCTGCCGAGGCTGTCGTTTCTTGACCTTGGCGGGAACTGGTTCTCCGGCGAGGTGCCCGGGGAGGTGTTCTCCTTCCGCATTGGCTACCTGCAGCTGCGCAAGAACGCGTTctccggcgagctccggcCAGCGGGGCGCGTCCCGGCGGGCGCCACGGTGGATCTCAGCCACAACGCGCTCTCCGGCCGCGTCCCGCCGGAgctggcgccggcgtcggcggtctACCTCAACGGGAACAAGTTCGCCGGCGCGGTGCCGCGGGagatcgccgcggcggccgagggCGGGCGGATGCGGGTGCTCTTCCTGCAGGACAACTTCCTGACCGgcatcggcgtcggcggcgtgccggcgagcgcggccgTGTGCGCGCACTGGAActgcgtcgcgccgccgccgccagtggTGGCGGCCTGCCCCGCCAAGGGCGGCAgggggcgccgccggccgacgacGCAGTGCGGCGGCCGGAGACGGTGA